TGTGTACACTCACATTTTCAGTGACTATGTGACAAGTATTCTGAGATTTGAACACAAAGTGTTTTCTCCTGCTCCAGTTCTTGCACATACTTTATGTCTTAAAGTTTATGGTCCGTGAATGCTGCTTTTATTATTGGTGGAAGTTGCATGGTTGCTGCTCAGTTAAAGATTTGATTTCCAGAAGTTGTGctgatgtttttttcaaatgcaTTTATGTGACCAACAGATTCAGGAAAGGCATCTGGTCTAGTAGCCTTTGCTTCAAGACAAAAGAACACCAACTATGCCCGGCTGTGTGGTCTTCTGGTTAAAATTGGACGTACAGTTCTTCGTGATACGTTTGACAGTATATACCCTCCAGCCAGTTTACATGATGTTTTGTCAAATCCTCCAGTGCTTCCCATATTGAAGTCGTTAAAAGAGAAGGGACTTTTGGATTCCACGCAGTGGGAAATGCTGTTCCCAGATGATCCGTCGACTTTGTCATCAGGCAACTTTGGTGTTACACTTCTAATGGTACTACTGAAACATATATGTGGTTTGAGTCCTCCTGCTGATACTGGCAGCTGGGACAAGCTTCCTCCTGACAATGATACCAGTATGGAGGCAAATATAGTGAGAATCGATTCTTACAAAAATGATGTCCATGTCCTTGCCGCCAAGGCCTCAATTGACGATCCAACTTTCAATACACTATGGGAGAACATCAGCAGTGCTACCTTAGCTCTTGGGTCTAAAATAGAGAAGAGTTCTATTGATGAAAGTGTCATTAGCAGATTAAAAACTGAGAGCACTGATCCTGCTGCTGAAGCTCACTATCAGCAATTACTGAATGACTGGAAGAAAGATGATGATCGTATAAAGGAAACTTTAAAGGAACATGAAGGTATGCTAATTATGACGAGTTAGGAATTTTTCATGGCATGGACTTCAAGATTTTGAATTGGTGCAAACTTCATTATTTTTTATGCTCAAATTGGACTATCgctgtttaattttttaagaaGAGCTTTACTGGTCATGATCGGTTACAATTATCTCACAACTCCCGCTTGGCTAAATAATTGTGTAATCAATAAGTAGAAATAGGTAAAGGTATAACTGTTGTAAACTAGGAAACAAGCCAGCCATCTTCTAATaattaagagccagtttctgtcAATATCGCAAATCctgcgacagtttcaaaattttcagtttCCTCGTATTTttcccaaacaaaccctttagtgagttatttcgaaaacataattaaaatatcccaacgcgttttagttttttcaaaatcgacgaaagtttgaaaatcgtcattttggactgctgcggtccttcaaaatagagtaaaattatatattttcctttcgctcgtacagctaaacaCGTTGAACTCTATCGATGTTCTTTTAGCAAATGGTAACGGCATTGTCGATCTTTCTAAATTattagtttaatttagaaaagcttatAAATTCATTATCTTATTTACTGCTTTAGCCACTCCACACgaagagaattttgcgaacaagcaaattttagctaacttctaagcgacAGGAAGTCCACTCGTGCATTGAATTTCAATTTATAGGAGTAGGtgaaaaattataaaaacagtCGTGAGCTAATAAAAGCAATCTACCACTTGACCAAAGAtggctgtatagtggatatagagaataagAGATTTTACTTggttttcttacgtttgatcttaGACTGCACGTGACTAACTGCAAAAGAAGATGttttacttggttttaatgcattttatcgttgatttggcgcagaactgactgcgagaaaagcctttttactaccctttgttgcattttatcgttgattttgcgcgtgcggcatgactgtgggagcaaacctttcacttcattttcttgttttcttgacttCGCACGTCAGTTACTTTGGAGGCAGATGTTTTAActgattttttcaaaatgttgcgCATATCTGCGTTTACGCAATTGCATTTGACTGGCcttacgtgcgtaaataaaattcaacataatgaatgaacggcatgtgattaacgtaaaaaTTGACTAAACAGCGACCAACAGgtcttaaggcctggctaaactaggaaacattgttgcggatgcaaatatCATATTTTGCGTGTTAAGGCTTCTGAATTTGGACTCATCTAGTTTAGGGTTAATCAGTCGAGATTAAAATGCTTAGCTCACTGATGACAACTTGTAAAAGGGATGAGCTTAAGTTTAGCTCTCACGTGAACAAATTTCGATCATGAGTCGGGTTTTCatcttgcttttgtttgtttgttttgttttgtttttgttgttgtttttgttgttgtttttgtgagTAAGGTTGTGTCtaccgaaaaaaaaagtaaataaaggCAAGTGACTGGTGATAAGACTATCGAGCTTCTGTCAGGATAAATCTGCGGAGAAAAATTAGCtgctgtaaaaaaaataaatattttccttCCTTCGCTTGTTTACTTCATGGCGAGCACCAACgggctgtagttttaaaaagcagTTATAGCGCCCATGTCGTATTTTTAGCCCAAAACTCGAATAACAACATATGTGTTAATTTCTGCATCAATCTTCTAAGGCGCATTTAAAACAAGCCAAGTAAATTACGTATCTTCTCGGTCGGAGGTTTTCCCACGACGACTTTTCACTTAAACTCGTCGCACCACGAGTCCAAAGCACGAGATTTGGGACTTTGCGGATGCTCCTAAGAACTTGCTTCCAGATCTCGTACTCATCGTCGGACTTGTTAAAATAATGGTGCTCTCGTTGCTCGTTCTTTCAGTCAGCGTCTTAATGGTCTTTTTGGCGAACAGATTCTGAACTTTAGTTGACGATTATTACTTTTATGAGGTGCAAAGTTCACAAAGCTTACTGCTTTGTGTAACATATTTTTGGTTCTCAAGTAGATGAGTCTACATCGATGCTGttttttctcataatttgttttggctttgAGTGTTTTGGCTCATCTTTAGCACATTCAAAGCTATTACGAggtctgttttctttcttttttttccagaacCTGATGCTTCATCGTGATGATCAGCTTGTCAACCTGACCGAAGATTACTGGTGCAGCGAGATCTTGCCtttagcaataataattcatGGAAAGATTACAACGCACAACAGAGAGATTTCTGCTCTTACTTAACTTCTCAATCTTAGCATCTTGGCAATTTTGTTATCATGTAATAGTAATTTGGGTTCAGAATACCTTGTCTTTCTTCTTAGAGGCACGATATTTATACAAAACAGCCCTTTCTTCGCTTGGCGCATTCAGGTGCATCTATAATCTCATTCTGCAGGGAAACCTGTGCAATCCTCGTTGGACACTCCTCGTTCTCGTAACTTTTCAAAGGATTACATTTGGAATGAAGTCTTTTGAAAAACCTAGTCAATCTAAACATAGGTTTAGTTTTTGTGTAAGGCTCTTCAGAATTTATTAGATTTACAGGCTTTCATCCGTGTTACATTACACAAGAATTAGTTAGAAATCTACGTTAGAATAGGTATGTCTGCTTATTAAGAACTCTTAAATAAGGTTCCTCTTTCACCCAGCGTGAGGGGGTCATTTGCCctcaatttttttaatattacttTCAAGGTTTTCTCTCCAGGCTGGGATTCCTCCATCAGGACTCTTCTGAGGTCATTTGTCGAGACTCGCTTGACTTTTAAGGTCCTAGGAAACTTATTGCGGGTATAGGGAGATAGTTAAGGAATTTTTGGCTCCTAAAGAAATCGACTCTGCCCATAGTTCTAAAAGGGTGACTTAAGTTCCTCTGTCAGTGGAAATGCGGTGCAGCAGCGAATATGTGTATTCAAGATTCTATAGAAAGTTGCTTACAGCTTACCAGTTTTTTTTCCCGCTTTTGTAACGTCACATGATTATACTTCCGCCTATATGTATTTTAGAGCGGATTTTAAATGTCTGTCGTAAAACCAATACCTTGATGAAtacttcaaccaatcacaacatgaATAAGTAAATATCGCAGTGAGCCAGTAAGAATCTCCAGCATTTACGCAAAACTTGCTCGAAGAGCGGCAAAAATCCCGTGTACAAGCTGTGATTATGTTTCGTTTTTTTatgttattggttgaaaaactagcgCGAGATTTGTAAGCTAATTACTTTAAGCGTAGCGATAGCAACCGTGTAAttattttcgacagtcatttgagaaCTTCTTGTCAAAACGCATTTGAAATTAAAACCATTGCTACGCAATTGGTCCATTTAATCTGCCCATCTTAAGCGCGTTTATGGAAGGAAAATGAATCTCCGTCGTACTAACTGATCAAGAAGGTTATCTTTTATTTTGACGAGAAATGAGACACGTAGGAATTGTTGATATTCGAGTTGTTACATTGAAAAGCTGATAACCGACGGCAACTGGAAGTAAAGGCTTGTGTTTTGAAAGTGCTAACTCTTTCAGGTTAGCATTGAAAGGTGTTCTTTCTTTGTCATGAACGGTTGGTTGAAAATCTGGTCAGGATTACTTCACATTGAAGAGGAAAAGATACTTCCGGTTGAACCTCGTTGCTACAAAACGTAAAGACGAAACTATTTACCTGTAGAGATTTGAGAACACTATTCTCAGAAATTctcaacaaaataatttttgcggATATATTGAGTATCGAACCCAAACGTATAAAAGATACAAAAGTTAATACAATTGCAAGGAAGGGGGTGCGGGAAGGTTACTTTCTTTGCCATGCGTAAGAGAAAAAAGAGGGATATGAATAGCTTTTACTTGAGAACCTAAGTTATCTCGTGCATTTTGCATTGAATTCTTAGTAATGTTATTACAAAAAAAGACTCCTATTATATCCTCACTGAACTTTGATACCTGTAGTGAATGTGGACATTTTCGCTCTCTGATGATGGATAGCCCTATGTCGCTACAGTTGTGGCtcagttcttttttcttttttttttttttttttttcatttctcatcTGTGCAATGCTATAAGTTTGAAAGAATGATATCTTGTCGCCGGATTGATTACTAGCCGGCTCACTTTCAAAACCGTACGTGATTCCCTCTTCCTGCGGTATTTGTATTTGTAACCTACCAAATAATTTCTGCGGATTCTCATTGGCTAAGACTGATCACATAATACAAGAACGGGTGATGATTAGCGGAGGATATTCGCCGTCCGATTTAatatccgtcgtctgattttacTTTGACGggaggaaaaccaagaaacaagcaaacgttcaagctaaacttttcaTTGGGcaaggaaaaccaaaaaaagacgtTTTGCAGAGGCCAGTCACCGATAAAGAAAAAGCTGTGTGACAATTTCGTACCGAGAAACACAAAAATATCCAGAAAATATGCCGGAGCGATGATGTACATGTGTAATATTCGGATGATTATAAAATACTTAAACCCCTTTCTGGCTTGCTGGTTTCTCGGAGGATAATATACCTCGGCTGAAAGATTTTCCTTAAAAAAGCCTTGAGACTTCTACATACACAAGAACTCTTCAAGAACAACCTTTGAAGGGaacatttgtttacaaattcaaatCACGTCTCTGTGCTAGAAGCTACCTGAAACGTCTGATTGAGACACTCCTATCGGACATCAAATTCACAGAAAGGGAGTCAGcgctaaattaaaaaaaggaaagtccAAAAGATCAATATTTTATCCTTTGTGACACAGTATCACCCGGCATTACCGAAcctaccttgattgaaaaagatcatctgggtaatTGGAGTCCTTAGAAGGACTGTCGTTAGTTCCTGACGTTTCGgaaacctgtgcggaagccatcttcagagtcaagtcacTTGATCTATTTTTCCTCTTCTCGAGTACCATAAGGCAAGTAAGTCGTCAATCTGTATCTTCAACGTTGCTGTTTTGTGATTGCTTTGCCTTAAGATTTCTTCCTCTACTGGTTTCGGTCACATCCCGAGGATGCAGCGAAAACAGAGTTCAATTCACTTATCGGAACACCACAAAACTTCCCTTTGTCACCCACTTCTGGGAAAGAAGTCCCACTCTTTTTTTAGAAGTcccactcttttttttttttttggcttttttggcCTCTGAAACATTGCGAAAGGTTCTTCCCACTTAGCTgaacttcttttttttgttgcgcCGAATTAAGAAAAACATCCTAGAAATTTGATTAAACATCAGCGGAAAAAagaacttttcaaaagaaagtgAATGCAGATGCACGTAAGTGCATGTAGATGTATGTAAATGCATGTAAGTGAATTTAGATGCATATTAGTGAATGAAGGTGTATGTAAACCGGGAAATCCTCGCCCTCCCTCGAGTCCTGCCTAGAGTCCCAGCTTAAGTCCTTGCTCGGTATGAAGGGGTCCTGCAGATCTCTgccttgcaattttttttatgacttTTTCAATCAGATTCGGAGATCTTTAAGGGATATTAGGCATCAACAAAGTCGATGACGGCGAGGATGTCAGCTGAATATGTAACTAATGAAATGTAACTAATGAATGGTCTGTGGTAGCAAATATTTACAATATTATATGGTAATTTATTAAATTATATTACAGCCATGTCCTGAAAAGTGTGATATATTTTGTGACCATCAATAAAGGTGCATATGGATACCTCAAATTATAAGAACTAACTCTATGTAATGTTCACTTAAGATACAATAGGGAGTTAAGTCTATGCAAGTTCCAAGCATCAACCGTCGAGTCTATGACCTCACCTGCAGCGAAGAAATGTTCAATACAGCAAAGCCTTCTTACCATAACGTCTAGCGCATACAACATCCAACTTTGTTTCCCCAAGCCTGTCTCACCTCCAACCTGTCATCGAGCCGcacaaacagaaaaagaaagatcATCCGGTTTAACAGCCTGACGGCTCGTGTGAAACCTTTTTGTTCTTACCAAATTCTGAAGTCAGCTGCGATCTAATACTGAATACACGCTCGGCagcatggaatctatttgtcaAATATTCACGTTTTCTTTCGTATGATCAAAGAATGAACACGCTCATCCGGCAATTTTAACGAATGACCGGAATCACCCATATTTGGGTGTGGAAGCGGAACAATTGGATTTCAGTCATTCGTTATTCCTCAGTTCATttttcccaatttttttttaatattgaaTATTGATTATTTACTATTGCTCGATATTGGATTTTTTAGTTTAGAATTTGGGGCTCTGCTAAGTTTCCTGTTATCGcagtgttccagttaatttttttttttggcacggggtcatgcaatttttcaagGGGGTCACATAAAGTAGGTCTTCCTGGCTAACCCGCTGACGCGCGTAAGCGGTAATGAAAGCAGGAGACTTTGCTGAAGTCTAAGAGAAAAGTAATTTTTCCCCTCTTCCTTTGATTTAAAGTTAACTTATCAACATCGAGAAAGTTGAAAGGTATTGCTTGTTCAATTCATGAAAAGAAAATATGTTAGGGCACGTCTTAGCTTGATGACCAGGTCTGTTACATTTACGACAGGTGGGAGTCTGATTTTTGTGCTTCAAGCGGACAAGATATCTCCCAAAACGCAGAAAAGAAGGGACAGGTTTAGATATCTCCATACCAAAAACGCGAATACCGTTGAAAATACCGGGCATGGTCTGAAGTTTGCAGCGACGAGAAGAACGTACAACGCCGAACTGGCTGAGGCGATTCCTGATAGCTTCATCAGACATTTCGAATGGTACGTCATAGGCAGCAACATAAACTAAGTTTGATGAACCAGGTAGTTGGGGGCGGCCGTTAGTGAAATGTGGTATGAAGGAAGATTACTTTAAAAAGGTGTTACGATAGTTCTCCTTGCCAAAGGTAATACAGAAATGGTCATTGGAAACACGTTGCAAGCATCTAACTCCATGTGCAGGTATACCAATGTTTTCAAGGTCTTGGAAAGTACCCTTCACCGAGTTCTCTGATGTCTTGTTAACTGCGAAAACAGCAGACAACGGCCTCTCGGGCATGATGTTATTGGGATGATAGTGTTCTTTGCTGGACTAGTCGCTATAGCAAGAGGTATCGGGACTCTAAAAACACCTCAAACGCAGCACTCTAGCCTTACCTCTAACTAACTAATAAGCTactagtcatacacacttatttatatcAAGGTTTTGACTCTCCATTGGACTTTGCATCttagtggaatattactagacgtgatacactcaaggaagaccacccataAAAGACTAACCAAAAATTACTACacatggccaattcaagagggaccaccttgaacgcatcacgtacctgcgaattcctaaggcttacacgaagcataatcaTGATAAATTAACCATTCAACATACATCATGAATTAACTACTCAACATCCCCCCCTCGTTACATGAAGTTAAGCTTGTATCTCCACTTACATACAGCTACTTTGTCTTGCTGTTGCGCAAAGGACTGTTGAACTTGTATCATTAGTGAATAACTGGCAAGTTGGATCAGTTAATACTGGAAATACTCTCTGGCAAAAACCATTTGAATGACGTATTATCATGAGGTATCGGTAAACTCTATAGGAAGATAGTTGTACTTGGCAACATGTTGATAGCTTGTGAGATGATACTTGTGAGATGTACTTGACCTTTGAAAACTTGAGACAATTTCCGGGAAATTCAGGTTAAGCGACCATTGCAAGCATGTACAGCAAGTGATTATAATAACTAATTCTCTACGTACAGACTAAACAAAAGGGATCCTCCAACCAAAATAAAGTCACATTCAGAAAAAGTAACTTATTTTTATGTAacagtaggtttttttttttttttttaagtcaaacgGATTCAATTGTGTGCCTGGTTTCTTGCACGGCGGTTTTTCCTGACTGGTCTTGCAGAACCGGTTACTTGAGGTTGCTCGTAGCTGCTTGTATATTGGACGGACACAGTCGGTTGCAGGGGAGAAGCTGATAATGACGCTTGTGAAATCCGGCGGAGGAGAACCCTGCACATACATTTACAAGCTATAATCATGGCAACAGAGTTTAACACTGATAGAGCAAGGGTAGCGTAGGTCAGCGGCAAATATTGTTTGATTGTTAATTGCGAACTGATTGTCGTCCTTTCATTGATCTGGGCCCATATAGAATTGTTGAGCAGTCGTCTCCAGTTCATTACCGTTTGCGTTCTAAAAGTAACAAGAAAGTTAATTTCGCTGTCCATGCTAATCGAATGAAGCCTTTTGTCGATCCTGCTTTGAGACCAATCGAACCACCAAATAACGATGACCCGAGTGAGCCGTATTTAGATGAGTCAGACATTCCTGCAGACTCTTTCGAACCTAGTGAGTGAAATAACCATAGCAGCGACACGAGCGTTACAGTTGGGGTGTTAATATTATATAGGGGACCTAGAGTCCTATTGTATTATCACCTGCCCTTGGGCGaatcacaaaataaataaataaataaagttgaaaataaCGCACGTACGCAAATCAATTTGCAAGGGCAGTCCGGTGCCCCAGATCAACGAAAGGAAGATTTCGCAATTGACAATCAAACAATATTTGCCGCTGAGAAAATTCTCAAACGTCGCAAGAGAAAGGGTGAAGTTCATATAGCGAGAGGTATCGGGACTCTAAAACCACCTCAAATGCACCACCTCAATTGATATCTCTTGTATTTCGCGtttgcttcaacttacatcaactcttgttcttacctctagCCTTAACTGCAACTAACTCTTAACTACTAGTtttacacacttatttataacaaggttctgtctctccattggactttggatcccagtggaatattactagacgtggtacactcaaggaggaccacccagaaaagacaaaccaaaaaaaatcagacatggctaattcaagagggaccaccttgaacgcatcacgtaccagcaaattcctaaagcttccacgaagcataataaattaactattcaacataccCCCCTCGTTACATTAAGCATCGTCCTCCATGCTGCAAAACTAAGGAAATTACCccaaaaaacaaatgcaaaactATATTAACGAGACACGACcgagaatagaccattttacagttgtgtgcttagttgcctggcctttgaatgaaagtgagactggaggtgaccttgttttgatagaaacctcccaacttttcttatgtaaattcctagtCATTAGCATAAGAACAGCATCATCAACATAAGAAAAGTAAGGAGGTtcctatcaaagcaaggtcaactccagtctcactttcattcaaaggccaggcaactaagcaagcaactgtaaaaggGTCAATTAAGAGACATTGAATTCCTCGGAAAGAAACAGCTAAATTAGCGTTCAAATTAAACTGGCAAAACGATGGGTATAACAATTGCAAATactcaaaacaaaatcaagtgtTCAAAATTCTTCAATTCTTCTCGCTTGTTCTTGATTGAGGTTGTACTTGATGTTGACATCCATCCACGGACGGTATAAATTGCAGGAAACGTACAGataatttcaaaaagttgtgaGCAATCCACAAACTGAAAAAGGTGGAAAATATGCTAATGGTAGTAGCTTCATCATTGTCAAAGAGACATTTGTAACAGCGTGACCAACTATAACGGAGTCTTGAAGTTGTTTAGTCTTTGATGCAGACTCATAACACTTAAGCTGTCCTTGTATCTCTACTCACATACAGCTACTTTGTCTTGCCGTTGTGCAAAACAACAATTGAGATCC
Above is a genomic segment from Acropora muricata isolate sample 2 chromosome 1, ASM3666990v1, whole genome shotgun sequence containing:
- the LOC136921695 gene encoding uncharacterized protein isoform X4, with amino-acid sequence MEESRTGTSLREFEMEESRTGISLRKLEVEETVPFWRYERSTGLPFKYKKESQKKTRQRLREMEENQVKTKQRLREVEESQVKTKQRLKETEESQVKTKQRLKETEESQEKTMQRLREMEEMLKLLQPFEGSTKQSLKDEKENQERTGKKLWEVEDSGKASGLVAFASRQKNTNYARLCGLLVKIGRTVLRDTFDSIYPPASLHDVLSNPPVLPILKSLKEKGLLDSTQWEMLFPDDPSTLSSGNFGVTLLMVLLKHICGLSPPADTGSWDKLPPDNDTSMEANIVRIDSYKNDVHVLAAKASIDDPTFNTLWENISSATLALGSKIEKSSIDESVISRLKTESTDPAAEAHYQQLLNDWKKDDDRIKETLKEHEEPDASS